In Silene latifolia isolate original U9 population chromosome X, ASM4854445v1, whole genome shotgun sequence, the following proteins share a genomic window:
- the LOC141623557 gene encoding uncharacterized protein LOC141623557, with the protein MVVQMVLEFLTSHLVNKLHWMKWDELDKLPPPLKERILGKDGSELGAWFPLYSAADVKDCVQKVQPLKYAEETCYACLIIIKAFSYGLDIGTSNWVIRSPNKDIAFLSNSVFISAAALDFTYKSLQGCDIVLYTDFSSLDDTENVEEQVDNSAPM; encoded by the exons ATGGTAGTCCAAATGGTATTGGAGTTTTTGACATCTCATTTGGTCAACAAACTCCACTGGATGAAGTGGGACGAGCTCGACAAACTTCCACCTCCGCTTAAAGAGAGAATTTTAGGCAAAGATGGGTCAGAACTAGGCGCTTGGTTTCCATTGTACAG TGCAGCTGATGTAAAGGATTGTGTTCAGAAGGTGCAACCTCTCAAATATGCTGAAGAAACatgttatgcttgtttgattatcatcaaagcGTTCAGTTATGGCCTCGATATTGGCACATCTAACTGGGTGATCAGAAGCCCCAACAAAGATATTGCCTTTCTATCCAACTCCGTATTTATCTCTGCTGCCGCCTTGGATTTTACTTATAAATCTCTTCAAGGCTGTGATATTGTCCTCTATACAGATTTTTCTTCTCTGGATGATACTGAAAACGTTGAAGAACAGGTTGATAACTCAGCTCCAATGTAA